A genome region from Micromonospora inyonensis includes the following:
- a CDS encoding FAD-dependent oxidoreductase, with protein MAERLIVVGADAGGMAAASQARRRRGRDDLEIVAFDRGRFTSYSACGIPYWISGLVDERDDLVARDPATFRDEYHVDVRLRHEVTAIDLDRREVVARDLAGGGEVRERFDTLVYATGATPVHPEWARTEAAGVFGVQTLDDGDALRDWLERDPAPRRAVVVGGGYIGVEMAEALIVRGLSVTLVEQADQPMSTVDPDMAGLVAEAMRGLGIDVRTGVTVTGLETHDGRVTGVCTDAGEFPADVVVLGLGVRPNTALGEAAGLPVGPSGGIRVDRRMRVVGVDGVWAAGDCVETLHRVSGQPVTIPLGTHANKQGRVAGINIGGGYATFPGVIGTAVTKVCDLEVGRTGLRESDATAAGFQFVSVVAESTNRAGYYPGARTMSVKLIAEKPGGRLLGAQIVGWSEAAKRIDTLAVALWNGMTVDAMTGLDLGYAPPYAPVWDPVLIAARKAVDALEE; from the coding sequence ATGGCGGAACGGTTGATCGTGGTGGGCGCCGACGCCGGGGGCATGGCGGCGGCGTCCCAGGCCCGGCGGCGGCGCGGACGGGACGACCTGGAGATCGTGGCGTTCGACCGGGGGCGTTTCACGTCGTACTCGGCCTGCGGCATCCCGTACTGGATCAGCGGGCTGGTCGACGAGCGGGACGACCTGGTCGCCCGGGACCCGGCCACCTTCCGCGACGAGTACCACGTGGACGTCCGGCTCCGGCACGAGGTCACCGCCATCGACCTCGACCGGCGCGAGGTGGTCGCCCGGGACCTGGCCGGTGGCGGCGAGGTCCGCGAGCGGTTCGACACCCTGGTGTACGCCACCGGCGCGACCCCGGTGCACCCGGAGTGGGCCCGCACCGAGGCGGCCGGCGTGTTCGGGGTGCAGACCCTCGACGACGGCGACGCGCTACGCGACTGGCTCGAACGCGACCCGGCGCCCCGGCGCGCGGTGGTCGTCGGCGGTGGCTACATCGGCGTGGAGATGGCCGAGGCGCTGATCGTGCGCGGGCTGTCGGTGACCCTCGTCGAGCAGGCCGACCAGCCGATGTCCACCGTGGACCCGGACATGGCCGGACTGGTGGCCGAGGCGATGCGCGGGCTCGGCATCGACGTCCGTACCGGGGTGACGGTCACCGGGCTGGAAACCCACGACGGTCGCGTCACCGGGGTGTGCACGGACGCCGGGGAGTTCCCGGCCGACGTCGTCGTCCTCGGTCTCGGGGTGCGTCCGAACACCGCGCTCGGCGAGGCGGCCGGCCTGCCGGTCGGCCCGTCCGGCGGCATCCGGGTGGACCGCCGGATGCGGGTGGTCGGGGTGGACGGGGTGTGGGCGGCCGGGGACTGCGTGGAGACCCTGCACCGGGTCAGCGGTCAGCCGGTCACCATTCCCCTCGGTACGCACGCCAACAAGCAGGGCCGGGTCGCCGGGATCAACATCGGCGGCGGGTACGCCACCTTCCCCGGCGTGATCGGCACGGCGGTCACCAAGGTCTGCGACCTGGAGGTGGGACGGACCGGCCTGCGGGAGTCCGACGCCACCGCCGCCGGCTTCCAGTTCGTCTCGGTGGTCGCCGAGTCGACCAACCGGGCCGGCTACTACCCCGGGGCCCGCACCATGTCGGTCAAGCTGATTGCCGAGAAGCCCGGCGGGCGGCTGCTCGGCGCGCAGATCGTCGGCTGGTCCGAGGCGGCCAAGCGGATCGACACGCTGGCCGTGGCGCTGTGGAACGGCATGACGGTGGACGCGATGACCGGCCTCGATCTCGGCTACGCGCCGCCGTACGCCCCGGTCTGGGACCCGGTGCTCATCGCCGCCCGCAAGGCGGTCGACGCGCTTGAGGAGTGA
- a CDS encoding aminoglycoside phosphotransferase family protein, with protein sequence MTVDAEIPEALDWLRRVPAGREWLAVLPERLAACVERWSLRLGPVYPRSLVSLVLAAELPDGTPAVLKLQYPDGDSEHEAAALATWAGDGAVRLLAHAPAWRALLIERCVPGDPLSGRPAEEALGVVVDLLPRLWRPAGAPFTSLADEAAGWVERLPGNWERAGRPYERRLLDAARDLLADLVPTQGDQVLVNQDLHAGNVLRAGREPWLVIDPKPLVGEREFSVVPLVRGAELGHSPAAVRHRLDRLTAELGLDRKRVRGWTIGQTLAWSIGEGQVFPRQVEVVRWLLDGD encoded by the coding sequence ATGACCGTGGACGCGGAGATCCCCGAGGCGCTGGACTGGCTGCGGCGGGTGCCCGCCGGGCGGGAGTGGCTGGCGGTGCTGCCCGAGCGGCTGGCCGCGTGCGTGGAACGCTGGTCGCTGCGGCTCGGCCCGGTGTACCCGCGATCGCTCGTCTCGCTGGTGCTCGCCGCCGAACTGCCGGACGGGACGCCGGCCGTGCTCAAGCTCCAGTATCCCGACGGGGACAGCGAGCACGAGGCGGCGGCGCTGGCGACCTGGGCCGGCGACGGCGCGGTCCGGTTGCTGGCGCACGCGCCGGCGTGGCGGGCCCTGCTGATCGAGCGGTGCGTGCCCGGCGATCCGCTGTCCGGCCGCCCGGCCGAGGAGGCGCTCGGGGTGGTGGTGGACCTGCTCCCCCGCCTCTGGCGGCCGGCGGGTGCCCCCTTCACGTCGCTGGCCGACGAGGCCGCCGGCTGGGTGGAACGTCTGCCGGGCAACTGGGAGCGGGCCGGTCGGCCGTACGAGCGGCGGCTGCTCGACGCCGCCCGCGACCTGCTCGCCGACCTGGTTCCCACCCAGGGTGACCAGGTGCTGGTCAACCAGGACCTGCACGCCGGGAACGTGCTGCGCGCGGGCCGCGAGCCATGGCTGGTGATCGACCCGAAGCCGCTGGTCGGTGAACGCGAATTCAGCGTGGTGCCGCTGGTGCGCGGCGCGGAACTGGGCCACTCACCGGCGGCGGTACGCCACCGGCTGGACCGGCTCACCGCCGAGCTGGGGCTGGACCGGAAGCGCGTGCGGGGTTGGACGATCGGCCAGACGCTGGCCTGGAGCATCGGCGAGGGGCAGGTCTTCCCCCGGCAGGTCGAGGTGGTGCGCTGGCTGCTCGACGGCGACTGA
- a CDS encoding WGR domain-containing protein, producing the protein MPQETTYLELSEADGGAHKFYETVVDGSELTVRYGRIGDQGQVKTTSFADNAKARAAAAKKIGEKVRKGYAPAVRGVRQKRAVSRRQIVSTHSTARTAPVLWRYHSGAPAFGIFVDGQHCMVGNEHGVITTLGHDAQVLSQVRLPDGVKCIVADDAWIYAGCDDGNVYDLSGKVPRVAYTIAPEIDIYWLDIHDGVLGVSDAGGGISAVDHEDEFLWRRPGRGSSAWMVRCDDDAIYHGHSAGVTGYDWRTGQELWNTRTGSVLFGWQERDHVFAGTGTRQVVRLTKRGRADITYHCDAPVFSCAATENGRYVFAGDNHSSIYCFDEAGNRLWKLGTGCGSAYSMQYHEDRLYVVTTGGYLACIDASEQAIRAAEGGSVPQVVDVKAPPRMAATAPSTTVEVVHSAAGGVVVQCIEDRGRLRVQVISDGFHRDWSVQFPKGIRERGARYLVTEVREAGRGGFYRAYGDIRRLV; encoded by the coding sequence ATGCCGCAGGAGACGACGTACCTCGAACTGTCCGAAGCGGACGGTGGAGCGCACAAGTTCTACGAGACCGTCGTGGACGGCTCCGAGCTGACCGTCCGCTACGGCCGGATCGGTGACCAGGGGCAGGTCAAGACCACCAGTTTCGCGGACAACGCGAAGGCCCGCGCCGCCGCCGCGAAGAAGATCGGGGAGAAGGTCCGCAAGGGGTACGCCCCGGCGGTGCGCGGCGTCCGCCAGAAGCGCGCGGTCAGCCGCCGCCAGATCGTCAGCACCCACTCGACCGCGCGGACCGCCCCGGTGCTGTGGCGGTACCACTCCGGTGCCCCGGCCTTCGGCATCTTCGTCGACGGGCAGCACTGCATGGTGGGCAACGAGCACGGGGTGATCACCACCCTCGGCCACGACGCGCAGGTGCTCAGCCAGGTCCGGCTGCCGGACGGGGTGAAGTGCATCGTCGCCGACGACGCCTGGATCTACGCCGGTTGCGACGACGGCAACGTGTACGACCTCTCCGGCAAGGTGCCCCGGGTGGCGTACACCATCGCACCGGAGATCGACATCTACTGGCTGGACATCCACGACGGCGTGCTCGGTGTCTCCGACGCGGGCGGCGGGATCTCCGCCGTCGACCACGAGGACGAGTTCCTCTGGCGGCGGCCGGGGCGCGGCTCGTCGGCGTGGATGGTGCGCTGCGACGACGACGCGATCTACCACGGCCACTCGGCGGGGGTCACCGGCTACGACTGGCGGACCGGCCAGGAGCTGTGGAACACCCGCACCGGCTCGGTCCTGTTCGGCTGGCAGGAACGCGACCACGTCTTCGCCGGCACCGGCACCCGCCAGGTCGTCCGCCTGACCAAGCGCGGCCGGGCCGACATCACGTACCACTGCGACGCTCCGGTCTTCTCCTGCGCGGCCACCGAGAACGGCCGGTACGTCTTCGCCGGGGACAACCACTCCTCGATCTACTGCTTCGACGAGGCCGGCAACCGGCTCTGGAAGCTCGGCACCGGCTGCGGTTCGGCGTACTCCATGCAGTACCACGAGGACCGCCTCTACGTGGTCACCACCGGCGGCTACCTGGCCTGCATCGACGCCAGCGAGCAGGCGATCCGGGCGGCCGAGGGCGGCAGCGTCCCGCAGGTGGTGGACGTCAAGGCCCCGCCCCGGATGGCGGCCACCGCCCCGTCGACCACGGTCGAGGTGGTCCACAGCGCCGCAGGCGGGGTGGTGGTGCAGTGCATCGAGGATCGTGGGCGGCTGCGCGTCCAGGTGATCTCCGACGGGTTCCACCGGGACTGGTCGGTGCAGTTCCCCAAGGGCATCCGCGAGCGGGGGGCCCGCTACCTGGTCACCGAGGTCCGCGAGGCCGGGCGGGGCGGGTTCTACCGCGCGTACGGCGACATCCGCCGGCTGGTCTGA
- a CDS encoding Fpg/Nei family DNA glycosylase, which translates to MPEGHSIHRLAARHAELFAGEKPQVSSPQGRFAEGAALISGSLLESTEAYGKHLLHHYAADLTLHIHLGLYGKFTDGPGEPPAPVGQVRLRMVGDRHWLDLRGPTACELLTPGEVAALRARLGPDPLRADADPTRAYARISRSPTPLAALLLDQSVVAGTGLIFVTEALFRAGLPPLLPGRQLTPAGWRALWADLVELMTLAVERGRIDTVRAAHLPEAMGRAPRVDRHGGEVYVYRRSGDSCHVCGTAVSRGELGGRNLYWCAACQAG; encoded by the coding sequence GTGCCCGAGGGACATAGCATCCACCGTCTGGCCGCTCGGCACGCCGAGTTGTTCGCCGGGGAGAAGCCGCAGGTCAGCAGCCCGCAGGGCCGGTTCGCCGAGGGGGCCGCGCTGATCTCCGGCAGCCTGCTGGAGAGCACCGAGGCGTACGGCAAGCACCTGCTGCACCACTACGCCGCAGACCTGACGCTGCACATCCACCTCGGGCTCTACGGAAAGTTCACCGACGGGCCGGGGGAGCCGCCAGCCCCGGTCGGGCAGGTGCGGCTACGGATGGTCGGCGACCGGCACTGGCTGGACCTGCGCGGCCCCACCGCGTGCGAACTGCTCACCCCCGGCGAGGTCGCGGCGCTGCGTGCCCGGCTCGGCCCCGATCCGCTGCGCGCCGACGCCGACCCGACGCGGGCGTACGCCCGGATCTCCCGCAGCCCGACGCCGCTCGCCGCGCTCCTGCTCGACCAGTCGGTGGTGGCCGGCACCGGGTTGATCTTCGTAACCGAGGCGCTGTTCCGGGCCGGACTGCCGCCGCTGCTGCCCGGCCGGCAGTTGACCCCGGCGGGCTGGCGGGCACTCTGGGCCGACCTGGTCGAGCTGATGACGCTCGCCGTCGAGCGGGGCCGGATCGACACCGTCCGCGCGGCCCACCTGCCCGAGGCGATGGGCCGCGCCCCGCGTGTCGACCGGCACGGCGGTGAGGTGTACGTCTACCGCCGCAGCGGCGACTCCTGCCACGTCTGCGGTACGGCGGTCAGCCGGGGTGAGCTGGGCGGACGCAACCTCTACTGGTGCGCCGCCTGCCAGGCCGGCTGA
- a CDS encoding type II toxin-antitoxin system RelE family toxin yields MKVQIDRDVLVWLHKQPRNVFLTVLSAILGLVSDPVPQNSTEMRDGSGRRLRVGDYRVLYRLDGDELTVHDVGHRKDVCS; encoded by the coding sequence GTGAAGGTTCAGATCGACCGGGATGTGCTGGTCTGGCTGCATAAGCAGCCCCGCAACGTCTTCCTGACCGTCCTGAGCGCGATCCTCGGCCTGGTCTCCGACCCGGTCCCGCAGAACTCGACCGAGATGCGCGATGGATCCGGGCGTCGTCTGCGAGTCGGTGACTACCGGGTCCTCTACCGCCTTGACGGCGACGAGTTGACGGTCCACGACGTCGGGCATCGCAAGGACGTCTGCTCGTAA
- a CDS encoding type II toxin-antitoxin system Phd/YefM family antitoxin: protein MTRITLREFRDGAGRVLDGVERTGEPVIITKYERPVAVLVGIDEWEEIEAFRDRRDAAVIARSRADGQFVPLSAALESLGVDPREVEALLAERAGGAAA from the coding sequence ATGACGAGGATTACGCTGCGGGAGTTCCGCGATGGCGCGGGTCGGGTACTGGACGGAGTCGAGCGCACCGGGGAGCCGGTCATCATCACCAAGTACGAGCGGCCCGTCGCCGTCCTGGTTGGCATCGACGAGTGGGAGGAGATCGAGGCGTTCCGGGACCGTCGGGACGCTGCGGTGATCGCTCGTTCTCGTGCCGACGGTCAGTTCGTGCCGCTGTCGGCGGCCCTGGAGTCGCTCGGGGTTGATCCTCGTGAGGTGGAGGCGCTGCTGGCTGAGCGGGCCGGCGGTGCAGCGGCGTGA
- a CDS encoding phosphotransferase: MTVFLPPEQIADRSARAVDAAVHAGRGLGLTVTDPRVLYDVFSVVVHLAPSPVVARVPTVLPHHVDLDSLAGRQRAELDVTRWLADRGVPVIPPSPLVPREPVQHDGFSMTFWQFVDVAPDVEPDYLANAGLVVDLHAALRDYPGDLAFLSAAEPRFIEDGIALLDGRADLVDPADLDRARREWRILAPVVRSRATFERTFPGIDLQPVHGDCPAVNIVPGVRGPLYADFELVTLGPVEWDLAGLGPDCEAAYDRAAQRRGMRRLDRDVMSFVNAVGMLRGVACLALAPQLPLLVDAIRPLVERWRSMPFAGGLTG, from the coding sequence GTGACCGTGTTCCTGCCACCCGAGCAGATCGCCGACCGGAGCGCCCGCGCCGTCGACGCGGCCGTCCACGCCGGGCGTGGTCTCGGGCTCACCGTGACCGACCCGAGGGTGCTGTACGACGTGTTCTCCGTGGTCGTGCACCTCGCGCCGTCGCCCGTCGTGGCCCGGGTGCCCACGGTCCTGCCGCACCACGTGGACCTCGACAGCCTGGCGGGCCGGCAGCGGGCGGAGCTGGACGTGACCCGGTGGCTCGCCGACCGGGGCGTCCCGGTCATCCCGCCCAGCCCGCTCGTGCCCCGGGAACCGGTCCAGCACGACGGTTTCTCGATGACGTTCTGGCAGTTCGTCGACGTGGCCCCGGACGTTGAACCCGACTACCTGGCCAATGCGGGCCTCGTCGTCGATCTGCACGCCGCCCTGCGCGACTACCCGGGTGACCTGGCGTTCCTGTCCGCGGCCGAACCCCGGTTCATCGAGGACGGCATCGCCCTGCTCGACGGTCGTGCCGACCTCGTCGATCCGGCCGACCTGGACCGCGCACGTCGCGAGTGGCGGATCCTGGCGCCGGTCGTGCGGTCCCGCGCGACGTTCGAGCGCACGTTCCCGGGGATCGACCTCCAGCCCGTGCACGGGGACTGCCCGGCGGTGAACATCGTCCCCGGGGTGCGCGGGCCCCTGTACGCCGACTTCGAGCTGGTCACGCTGGGGCCTGTCGAGTGGGACCTCGCCGGTCTCGGCCCCGACTGCGAGGCCGCCTACGACCGCGCAGCGCAGCGCCGGGGCATGCGGCGCTTGGACCGGGACGTCATGAGCTTCGTCAACGCGGTGGGGATGCTGCGGGGCGTCGCCTGCCTCGCCCTCGCGCCGCAACTGCCCCTGCTGGTGGACGCCATCCGGCCGCTTGTCGAGCGGTGGCGCTCGATGCCCTTCGCCGGTGGGCTGACCGGCTGA
- a CDS encoding glycosyltransferase family 4 protein, producing the protein MLVDNAVHGDSRVQKAARSAAAAGWDVTLLGRSPDGVPHRWRLDRAEVRLLPMGGGPGTGAQARRRRAVAALGGLRKPVESAYTRFWSVAMRERAWRRLEPSLWQYERAYGPVVDALDPDLIHAHDFRMLGVGARAKARAGDRGRSVKLLWDAHEFLPGIKPWRDDVRWLPAHRAHEREYAPYADAVVTVSDELARLLQAEHGLAARPAVVLNAPDLPDAAPESESLRQRCGIGPEVPLVVYSGAAAPQRGLRVLVEALPDLPGTHVAFVVNRPDGDHVRSLVARATELGVADRLHVGGYVAADRVVPLLAGADVGVIPIEHWPNHEIALITKFFEYSHARLPIVVSDVRTMAETVRRTGQGEVFRAVDAADLAHAVRAVLADPARYRAAYETPGLLESWSWPAQAQVLDRVYTALLPADRPDGNGTIMA; encoded by the coding sequence ATGCTGGTCGACAACGCGGTGCACGGCGACTCGCGGGTGCAGAAGGCAGCCCGGTCGGCCGCCGCCGCAGGCTGGGACGTGACGCTGCTCGGGCGCTCGCCGGACGGCGTACCGCACCGCTGGCGGCTCGACCGTGCCGAGGTGCGGCTGCTGCCGATGGGCGGCGGCCCGGGAACGGGGGCGCAGGCGCGCCGACGGCGAGCGGTGGCGGCGCTCGGCGGGCTGCGCAAGCCGGTCGAGTCGGCGTACACCCGGTTCTGGTCGGTGGCCATGCGGGAGCGGGCCTGGCGACGGCTGGAACCGTCGCTCTGGCAGTACGAGCGGGCGTACGGCCCGGTGGTGGACGCGCTCGACCCGGACCTGATCCACGCCCACGACTTCCGGATGCTGGGGGTCGGCGCGCGGGCCAAGGCACGGGCCGGTGACCGGGGTCGGTCGGTCAAGCTGCTCTGGGACGCGCACGAGTTCCTCCCCGGCATCAAGCCCTGGCGGGACGACGTCCGCTGGCTGCCCGCCCACCGGGCGCACGAGCGGGAGTACGCCCCGTACGCCGACGCGGTGGTGACCGTCTCCGACGAGCTGGCCCGGCTGTTGCAGGCCGAGCACGGCCTCGCCGCGCGCCCGGCGGTGGTACTCAACGCCCCGGACCTGCCGGACGCCGCGCCGGAGTCGGAGTCGTTGCGTCAGCGGTGCGGCATCGGGCCGGAGGTGCCGCTGGTGGTCTACAGCGGGGCGGCGGCGCCGCAGCGCGGGCTGCGCGTGCTGGTCGAGGCGCTGCCCGACCTGCCCGGCACACACGTCGCGTTCGTGGTGAACCGGCCGGACGGCGACCACGTCCGGAGCCTGGTCGCGCGGGCGACGGAACTCGGCGTGGCCGACCGGCTGCACGTCGGCGGGTACGTCGCCGCCGACCGGGTGGTGCCGCTGCTCGCCGGGGCGGATGTCGGGGTGATCCCGATCGAGCACTGGCCGAACCACGAGATCGCCCTGATCACGAAGTTCTTCGAGTACTCGCACGCGCGGCTGCCGATCGTGGTCAGCGACGTGCGGACCATGGCGGAGACGGTCCGCCGCACCGGCCAGGGCGAGGTGTTCCGGGCCGTGGACGCCGCCGACCTGGCCCACGCCGTGCGGGCGGTGCTCGCCGACCCGGCCCGCTACCGGGCCGCGTACGAGACACCGGGCCTGCTGGAGTCGTGGTCCTGGCCGGCCCAGGCCCAGGTGCTGGACCGGGTCTACACGGCCCTGCTGCCCGCCGACCGTCCGGACGGAAATGGGACGATCATGGCGTGA
- a CDS encoding DUF308 domain-containing protein has product MKIPLLSRRSEPATHDGNEDTVETVGAGDRDPATVPADGDGRIAAPVATDRGGDRTTYRSAAATVDGRDHRTDPPSVDDRIRDPRDAEAERRAEARAATARAATARPADPDADRPPARPGHDSTTMERTIDLDRESRERLIDRHHPDLDRDIVDRRAPEPTVVAGKKPRASLLATLGLVVGVVGLLFVLTGTLAGYGIAVGALGAVLSVFGLIATRRRHVAGKTDALLGILAGLAAVVLGVLAMTGQFDWPTTDGDWVNRLREWLDSQFADRF; this is encoded by the coding sequence ATGAAGATTCCCCTGCTGTCGCGCCGGAGCGAACCGGCCACCCACGACGGAAACGAGGACACCGTGGAGACCGTCGGCGCGGGCGACCGGGACCCGGCGACCGTGCCGGCCGACGGCGACGGTCGGATCGCCGCCCCGGTGGCCACCGACCGGGGCGGCGACCGGACCACGTACCGCAGCGCCGCCGCGACGGTCGACGGCCGCGACCACCGGACCGACCCGCCGTCCGTGGACGACCGGATCCGTGACCCCCGGGACGCCGAGGCGGAGCGACGGGCCGAGGCCCGGGCGGCGACCGCGCGGGCCGCCACCGCCCGTCCGGCGGACCCGGATGCGGACCGGCCCCCCGCCCGACCGGGTCACGACTCGACGACCATGGAACGGACCATCGACCTGGACCGGGAGTCCCGGGAACGGCTGATCGACCGGCACCACCCGGACCTCGACCGGGACATCGTCGACCGGCGTGCCCCGGAGCCGACGGTGGTGGCCGGGAAGAAGCCCCGGGCCAGCCTGCTCGCCACGCTGGGGCTGGTCGTCGGCGTGGTCGGGCTGCTCTTCGTGCTCACCGGCACGCTCGCCGGGTACGGCATCGCCGTCGGCGCCCTCGGCGCGGTGCTCTCCGTGTTCGGTCTGATCGCCACCCGCCGCCGGCACGTCGCGGGCAAGACCGACGCGCTGCTCGGCATCCTCGCCGGGCTCGCCGCCGTGGTGCTCGGCGTGCTCGCGATGACCGGCCAGTTCGACTGGCCGACCACCGACGGCGACTGGGTCAACCGCCTCCGGGAGTGGCTTGACTCACAGTTTGCCGACCGGTTCTGA
- a CDS encoding SDR family oxidoreductase translates to MSEKTIALVTGANKGIGYEIAAGLGALGCSVGVGARDEQRREDAVAKLRAAGVDAFGVPLDVTDDASVAAAAALIEERAGRLDVLVNNAATAGAWPAEPSTVTPEGMRAVVETNVIGVIRVINAMLPLLRRSEHPRIVNQSSHVGSLTLQTTPGVDLGGVSGAYSPSKTFLNAVSIQYAKELSGTTIKINNACPGYVATDLNGFRGTRTPAEGARIAIRLATLPDDGPTGGLFDDAGTVPW, encoded by the coding sequence ATGAGCGAGAAGACGATCGCGCTGGTCACCGGCGCGAACAAGGGAATCGGGTACGAGATCGCAGCGGGGCTCGGTGCGCTGGGCTGCAGTGTCGGCGTCGGGGCCCGGGACGAGCAGCGCCGGGAGGATGCCGTGGCGAAGCTGCGCGCGGCCGGCGTCGACGCTTTCGGGGTGCCCCTGGACGTGACCGACGACGCGAGTGTGGCGGCCGCCGCCGCGCTGATCGAGGAGCGCGCCGGGAGGCTCGACGTGCTGGTCAACAACGCCGCGACCGCCGGGGCGTGGCCGGCAGAGCCCTCGACCGTGACGCCGGAGGGTATGCGGGCGGTGGTGGAGACCAACGTGATCGGCGTCATCCGGGTCATCAACGCGATGCTGCCGCTGCTGCGCCGCTCGGAGCATCCGCGGATCGTCAACCAGTCCAGCCACGTCGGTTCCCTCACCCTGCAGACCACGCCGGGTGTCGACCTCGGCGGAGTCAGCGGGGCGTATTCGCCGTCGAAGACGTTCCTCAACGCGGTCAGCATCCAGTACGCCAAGGAGTTGAGCGGCACCACCATCAAAATCAACAACGCCTGCCCCGGCTACGTCGCGACCGATCTCAACGGCTTCCGCGGAACCCGCACGCCCGCGGAAGGCGCCCGGATCGCCATTCGGCTCGCCACGCTGCCGGACGACGGCCCGACCGGAGGGCTGTTCGACGACGCCGGGACTGTCCCCTGGTGA
- a CDS encoding LysR family transcriptional regulator, translating to MEMRELRYFVAVAEELHFGRAAQRLGIAQPPLSRTISQLEQRLGVALLQRTSRRVTLTEAGSVLLAEARPILGALAAAERRARRAATSQPSLVLATKAGASGELLAKLLDAYAAEPGATAVDLLLCESHPQQLLHDGQADVALLHQPFDSTAGLDTEILSTEGQVAVLPTSHPLASRSHVRLADVTSLPELPAARWPGPGGTYPDGPGAEVRNQTQLFQLIALGRTTVVLPESCRANLLAGLAAVPVLDAPAVTTVIAWPPHSRSRALAGLVRVATRL from the coding sequence GTGGAGATGCGAGAGCTGCGGTACTTCGTCGCGGTCGCCGAAGAACTGCATTTCGGCCGGGCCGCTCAGCGCCTCGGCATCGCCCAGCCGCCGCTGTCGCGCACGATCAGCCAACTGGAACAACGGCTCGGGGTCGCGCTACTGCAACGGACCAGCCGCAGGGTCACGCTCACCGAGGCCGGGTCGGTGCTGCTGGCCGAGGCCCGACCGATCCTCGGCGCGCTGGCCGCAGCCGAGCGACGCGCCCGGCGGGCCGCGACGAGTCAGCCCTCGCTCGTACTGGCCACCAAGGCCGGCGCCTCCGGCGAACTGCTGGCGAAACTACTCGACGCGTACGCCGCCGAACCGGGTGCCACCGCAGTCGATCTGCTGCTCTGCGAATCCCACCCGCAGCAGCTACTGCATGACGGGCAGGCCGACGTGGCACTCCTGCACCAACCCTTCGACTCGACCGCCGGACTCGACACCGAAATATTGAGCACCGAGGGACAGGTCGCCGTCCTCCCCACCTCACATCCGCTCGCCAGCCGGTCCCACGTCCGGTTGGCGGACGTCACCTCGCTGCCCGAACTCCCGGCAGCTCGCTGGCCCGGCCCCGGCGGCACCTACCCCGACGGCCCCGGCGCGGAGGTTCGCAACCAGACGCAGCTCTTCCAACTGATCGCACTGGGCCGCACCACGGTGGTCCTGCCCGAGTCCTGCCGCGCCAACCTGCTGGCCGGCCTGGCCGCCGTGCCGGTCCTGGACGCGCCGGCCGTCACGACGGTCATCGCCTGGCCACCGCACAGCCGCTCCCGGGCGCTCGCCGGCCTGGTCCGCGTGGCCACACGCCTCTGA
- the ddaH gene encoding dimethylargininase, with product MDASSQRFLMCRPTYFAVDYAINPWMDPTAPVDADLAIRQWEQLRQTYRELGHTVEEITPVPGLPDMVFAANGGTVIDGRAMAVQFRDPQRADEAPAYRAWFEAAGFEMYDPKHVNEGEGDILLVGDLLLAGTGFRTAHASHAQLQEVFGYPVITLQLVDPRFYHLDTALTVLDERTVAYLPEAFSPGSRAALRRLFPDAVHATMADAEVLGLNAVSDGRHVVLPAQATDLAAKLRDRGYETIGVDLSELRKAGGGPKCCTLRLRQGKAGK from the coding sequence ATGGACGCCTCCAGCCAGCGCTTCCTCATGTGCCGGCCGACGTACTTCGCCGTCGACTACGCGATCAACCCCTGGATGGACCCGACCGCGCCGGTCGACGCCGACCTGGCCATCCGGCAGTGGGAGCAGCTGCGGCAGACCTACCGCGAACTCGGCCACACCGTCGAGGAGATCACTCCGGTGCCCGGCCTGCCCGACATGGTCTTCGCCGCCAACGGCGGCACCGTGATCGACGGCAGGGCGATGGCGGTGCAGTTCCGCGACCCGCAGCGCGCCGACGAGGCCCCCGCCTACCGGGCCTGGTTCGAGGCCGCCGGCTTCGAGATGTACGACCCGAAGCACGTCAACGAGGGCGAGGGCGACATCCTGCTCGTCGGTGACCTGCTGCTCGCCGGCACCGGGTTCCGCACCGCGCACGCCTCGCACGCCCAGTTGCAGGAGGTCTTCGGGTACCCGGTGATCACCCTCCAGCTGGTCGACCCCCGCTTCTACCACCTGGACACCGCACTCACCGTGCTCGACGAGCGGACCGTGGCGTACCTGCCCGAGGCGTTCTCGCCGGGCAGCCGGGCCGCGCTGCGCCGGCTCTTCCCGGACGCGGTGCACGCGACCATGGCCGACGCCGAGGTGCTGGGGCTGAACGCGGTCAGCGACGGCCGGCACGTGGTGCTGCCCGCCCAGGCCACCGACCTCGCCGCGAAGCTGCGTGACCGGGGTTACGAGACCATCGGTGTCGACCTGTCCGAGCTGCGCAAGGCCGGCGGCGGCCCGAAGTGCTGCACGTTGCGACTCCGTCAGGGAAAGGCAGGCAAGTGA